Below is a genomic region from Halostella litorea.
TCAAGAACCGGGACTCCAGCCTGATGACGGTCGCCTGGGTCCTCCCGGCGGTGACGTACTACCTCGCCATGGCGGCCTACACCGTTCTCGCAGGGCTGGCCCGGGCGCTCGGCAACGGCCACTCGGGGAGCAACGACGGCCGCGGGCTCGCGGTGGTCGTCGCCGTCGTCGTCGTCAGCGGCGTCGTCACGCTGAGCATCTCGGCGCTGTTCTGGGTCGCGAGCGTCCTCGTCCACCGGGTGCTCTCCCGGTACCGCGAGTTCGCCGCCGACCGCGGCGCGGCCGAGATCACCGGCTCCCCCGCCGCGCTGGCCAGCGCGCTCGGGAAGATAGACGACACGATGCCGGAGGTGCCGGACCGCGACCTCCGGCGCTACGACGGCGGCGCGGAGGCGCTGTACCTCGCGCCGCTGGAGAGCCGGTCGTTCGACTCGCACGAACTCGTCAGCACCGACGTGTTCCCCGACACGCACCCGCCGACCGCGGAGCGGATCGACCGGCTCCGGACGCTCGCGGGGGACGCGGAATGACCGGGTCGACCAGACGCCGCCTGCTCGCCGCCGCCGGGAGCGGACTCGTCGGCGCGCTCGCCGGCTGTGGCTACCGGCCCGGCGGCGGGGAACTCGCCTGGGAACGCTCGCTGTCGACCGGCGGGTTCCCGGGGGGCGGCGCGACGGCCTGGGTCGACGACGGCGACCTGCTCGTTCGGGTCGAAAACCGGGAGGGACGGGACTTCGACCCCGAACGCGAGGAGTGGGTCGAGGTGTCGGAGGCGGAAGTGACGGCGTACGACGCCGCGGGCGACGTTCGCTGGCGCGGCTCCGCGGCGCGCCAGTTCGCCGGCGGCCCGACGGTCGGCCCCAAGGGGGTGTACGTCCCCCTCCGTGACGGCGGGGTGACCGCGCTCCGTAGGGAGGGAGACGACGCGGGGGCGGTCCGCTGGACGAACGACCGGGTCGGGCGGGTGTCGCGCGTCGTCGCGGGCGAGGAGGCCGTCGTCGCCTTCGGCGAGGCCGGCCCCACCTGCCTCGACGCCGCCGGCGAGGCGACGGGAGCCGCGGACCCGATACCGGTCGCCGGAACCGACGTCGGCAGCGTCGCCGTCGGCGGCGGCCACGTGTGGGCGACCGCCCGGGACGAGGCGACGGTGTACGGCGCGGCGGTCGACGGCGGCGGACGGGTCGAGGTGACGCTCCCGGACTCCCCGACGGACCTCGCGGCGCTCGGCGACGGCGGCGTCGTGGCGGCAGTCGACGACGGCCTCCGGGCGGTCGACCCGGACGGGGCGGACCGCTGGACGGCCGACGTGCGCGCCGCCGATCACTTGCTCGTCGCGGGCGACCGGCTGTACGCCGTCGCCGGCGCGGCGGTCGTCGCCGTCGACGCGGCGAACGGCGAGCGTCGCTGGCGGCACGAGATGCCGCTGCTCCGTCCGCCCGCCGCCGACGGCGAGGGCGTGTACGGCGCGGTGTCGGGCTGTCGGTTCCAGGCGCTGACCGCCGCGGGCGAGGAGTGGTGGAGCGTCCCGACGCCGGACGCCGAGGGGGAGGGCTGTGACATGACGCACTTCACCGTCCTCGGCGACCGGATGGTCGTCGTCGACGGCGACCGGCTGTACGGAGTCCGGAAGCGCCCCGGCGACCGGTGGACGCTCCTGTGACGTCGCCGTCCGGGTCGCGGGGGGCGGGCGGCCCGTTCCGCGCAACGCCCGTCGCTTCCAGCAGCCATACATCCCGCCGAACGAATCCGGACGTATGCACACGCCCGACGGATATCTGCACCCGTGGATGGCCGGCGCGTTCCTCGCGCTGGCCGGCGTCGCGCTGACCGCCGCCGCGTCGCGCGGCCGCGCGGACCTGACCGACCGCCGCGTCGACCTGTTCGCCGTGGTCGCCGCCGGTATCTTCGCCGCACAGTTGCTCGACTGGCCGATCCCGGGCGGCACGAGCGCCCACTTCGTCGGCGGCGCGCTGGCCGGCGTCGCGCTCGGCCCGCACCTCGGCGCACTCGCGGTCGGCGTGGTCGTCGCCGTGCAGGCGCTTGCCTTCGGCGACGGCGGCGTCCTCGCGCTCGGCGCGAACGTCTGGAACATGGCCGTCGTCGAGGTGTACGTCGGCTACGCCGTCTACCGCGCCCTCGCGGGCCGCTCGGAGACGGTCGCGCTCGTCGCCGCCGGCTGGGTCGGCGTGACCGCCGCCGCGCTCTCGGCCGGCCTCCAGCTCGGCCTCTCGCCCGGCTTCGACCTGCTCGCCACCGTCGCCGTCGTCGCGGGCGGCCACGCCGCGCTCGGCGTCGGCGAGGGGCTGCTGACGCTCGCCGGCGCGCGCCTGCTTTCCGTGGCGCTCCCGGACGATTCGGACGACGCCGAGACGCCCGAGGTGGCCCGCGCGTGACGACCGCAGCCGTCGACCGCCGACCGCTCGCCGGACTGGTGGCGCTGGTCGCGCTCTCGCCCGCGTTCGCCTGGGCGGCCGAGGCCGTCGGCTACGCCGAACCGATGGAGAACGCAGCGGCGCGGGCCGGCGTCGCCGCGGACCCGCTGGTCGGCGGACTGTTCCCGGGCTACGCCGTGCCGGGCGTCGGCGCGCTCGCCGGGACCGCCGCCGCGGGCCTGATCGGCACCGCCGTCACGCTCGTCGCCGCGCTCGCTCTCGCCCGCGGGCTCCGAGCGGCCCGACGGAGCGGCGAACCGTAAGCCGAAAGGCGGTACGCTTCGAACCGTCTCGCAATGAGCGATTCCGTCGTCGACCCCAGCGACATCGGCGAGCGCGACGCGCCGCCGGTCGAGGAGAAGCCGTACAAGGTCGTCTTCGAGGCCAACAAGTGTTTCGGCGCGGGCAAGTGCGCGGAGGTCTCGGACAACTGGGAGATGGACCTCAAAAGCGGGATGGCAAAGCCGCGCTCGTACTTCATCGGCGAGGACGAACTCGACGAGAACGTCCGGGCCGCCGAGGCCTGCCCGGCGAAGAAAGGCGACGGCTGCATCCACGTGGTCGACCGGCGCACGGACGACGAAGTCGCGCCCGACCCCTACGGCGACGGCACGCTCTCCGTCGACTGGTAGCCGGCGACCGTAAACAACTTCCCTGACCGCGGGCAGGTATCGACTGCGCGAGGGTGGCTGAGCTAGGCCAAAGGCGGCGGGCTTAAGACCCGCTCCCGTAGGGGTCCGAGGGTTCGAATCCCTTCCCTCGCACTTCTGGCGACGAACGGACGTGAGGAGCCTGTAGTCGTGCGTAGGATTCGAAGCAGACCGAGGTTCCGCGCCGCAGGCGCGGGTTCTCGGGCGTGGTTCGAATCCCTTCCCTCGCATCGCTACCGCGAACAACTCCGTGAGCGGCAGCCATGGACCGTGACTCAAACCGCGGTTTCACCCTCCGGTCGGTTGATGTGACCGCCCGGACGAGGTGTCGTATGACCCCACGATCGGCCGTTCCGTCGGAGTACGACCGGGCTATCGTCGTCGGGACCGCGCTGGCGCTGTACTGGTCGCTGTACGTGCAACCGTACACCGGGGAGGTGCTCGCGCTGGCGCTCGGCACCGTGCCGCTGGCGGCCGGGCTGTACCGGTACGTCGACTCGGACAGGTATCTCGTCGAACTGCTTGTCGGCCTCCTCGCGGTCGTGCTCGGCGGGATGGCGCCGGCGTCGGTCCTCATCGGGTCACGGGTTGGGGAGTGGCTGGTCGGGCGCAGTCCGCTCCCGCTCGCGCTCGGGGCGGCGCTTCTCGTCGTCCTCGGGGCGGTGCTGCTCCGGCGGGTCGTCGACGGCGTCGTGACCCCGGACGGGGGCCCCGCTGACGGGTCGGACCGCGGCACCGCGTAGCGCAACGGCCTTCCGGCCCGAACGCGTACCCGTGGCCGATGACCGACGACGTTTCCGCCGCGCGGGACGCGCTCGCGTCCCACGGCGCGTTCGAGGAGCGAGACGACGGCTTCGCCTGCACGACGACGCCGTTCGACGTCACCGTCACCGTCG
It encodes:
- a CDS encoding M48 family metalloprotease, which translates into the protein MALRTPLSPERELRLRIALTVLLVVLLPFALVHAFLYVLNTVGIAMLEWVTGRAWYGRFYVDPLLLAVVVLGGLAFQYRYGPGMILGSVGARSASESAYPELHAAVTRLAQQADLPTPAVRVVDTDLPNAFAVGTPGRGTVVVSTGLLELLDGDERDAVVAHELAHLKNRDSSLMTVAWVLPAVTYYLAMAAYTVLAGLARALGNGHSGSNDGRGLAVVVAVVVVSGVVTLSISALFWVASVLVHRVLSRYREFAADRGAAEITGSPAALASALGKIDDTMPEVPDRDLRRYDGGAEALYLAPLESRSFDSHELVSTDVFPDTHPPTAERIDRLRTLAGDAE
- a CDS encoding outer membrane protein assembly factor BamB family protein, with amino-acid sequence MTGSTRRRLLAAAGSGLVGALAGCGYRPGGGELAWERSLSTGGFPGGGATAWVDDGDLLVRVENREGRDFDPEREEWVEVSEAEVTAYDAAGDVRWRGSAARQFAGGPTVGPKGVYVPLRDGGVTALRREGDDAGAVRWTNDRVGRVSRVVAGEEAVVAFGEAGPTCLDAAGEATGAADPIPVAGTDVGSVAVGGGHVWATARDEATVYGAAVDGGGRVEVTLPDSPTDLAALGDGGVVAAVDDGLRAVDPDGADRWTADVRAADHLLVAGDRLYAVAGAAVVAVDAANGERRWRHEMPLLRPPAADGEGVYGAVSGCRFQALTAAGEEWWSVPTPDAEGEGCDMTHFTVLGDRMVVVDGDRLYGVRKRPGDRWTLL
- a CDS encoding energy-coupling factor ABC transporter permease, translating into MHTPDGYLHPWMAGAFLALAGVALTAAASRGRADLTDRRVDLFAVVAAGIFAAQLLDWPIPGGTSAHFVGGALAGVALGPHLGALAVGVVVAVQALAFGDGGVLALGANVWNMAVVEVYVGYAVYRALAGRSETVALVAAGWVGVTAAALSAGLQLGLSPGFDLLATVAVVAGGHAALGVGEGLLTLAGARLLSVALPDDSDDAETPEVARA
- a CDS encoding metal transporter, producing the protein MTTAAVDRRPLAGLVALVALSPAFAWAAEAVGYAEPMENAAARAGVAADPLVGGLFPGYAVPGVGALAGTAAAGLIGTAVTLVAALALARGLRAARRSGEP
- a CDS encoding ferredoxin → MSDSVVDPSDIGERDAPPVEEKPYKVVFEANKCFGAGKCAEVSDNWEMDLKSGMAKPRSYFIGEDELDENVRAAEACPAKKGDGCIHVVDRRTDDEVAPDPYGDGTLSVDW